A window from Saprospiraceae bacterium encodes these proteins:
- the aspS gene encoding aspartate--tRNA ligase, translated as MYRSHNCGELRIADLGKRVTIAGWVQKGRDLGGLTFVDVRDRYGVTQLVFNMDENAELCTQARKLAREFVIQATGIVRERSSKNPNRATGDIEIEVSTFNVLNESKVPPFTIEDETDGGDDIRMKYRYLDLRRSPVQSNIIFRSKLALETRKYLDSQGFIEVETPFLIKSTPEGARDFVVPSRLNQGQFYALPQSPQTFKQILMVAGLDKYFQIVKCFRDEDLRADRQPEFTQIDCEMSYVHIEDILNTFEGLTRHLFRQTLSIELGDFPRMTYDDALRLYGSDKPDLRYDMQFVELNDVVKGKGFSVFDEAELVVGICVRDIAEKYSNKDMKDLTEWLQRPQIGAKGLVYIKYQEDGSIKSTIGKFYTDDELNSWAQRFSAEKGDVIMILSGETEKTRKQLSELRLELGKRLELAKPGDFKPLWVLDFPLLEWDEESGRFHAMHHPFTSPKKEDIPRMLNGDHETMKSLKADAYDMVINGAEIGGGSIRIHDRALQSRNFDLLGFSKEEAEAQFGFLLGAFEYGAPPHGGLAFGFDRLCAVMNGQSSIRDFIAFPKNNQGRDMMIDAPSPVHADQLKELGLDLEGK; from the coding sequence ATGTACAGAAGTCATAATTGCGGCGAACTAAGGATAGCAGATTTAGGAAAAAGGGTCACCATAGCAGGTTGGGTGCAAAAAGGCAGAGATCTGGGTGGTCTTACTTTTGTGGATGTACGTGATAGGTATGGAGTGACACAATTAGTATTCAATATGGATGAAAATGCTGAATTGTGTACTCAAGCCAGGAAACTGGCCCGTGAATTTGTCATCCAGGCGACAGGTATAGTGCGGGAAAGGTCCAGTAAAAATCCCAACCGAGCTACAGGTGATATTGAAATTGAAGTTTCTACATTCAACGTACTCAATGAATCCAAGGTACCACCATTTACTATCGAAGACGAAACTGATGGTGGCGATGATATCAGAATGAAGTACAGATATCTGGATCTGCGCAGATCACCGGTGCAATCCAATATCATATTCCGGTCAAAGCTGGCACTGGAAACCAGAAAGTATCTCGACAGTCAGGGGTTTATAGAAGTGGAGACGCCATTTCTTATCAAAAGTACACCTGAAGGCGCCAGAGATTTCGTCGTGCCCAGCAGGCTGAATCAGGGTCAGTTTTATGCATTACCACAGTCTCCGCAGACCTTCAAGCAGATATTGATGGTTGCCGGTTTGGACAAATATTTTCAGATAGTCAAGTGTTTCAGAGATGAGGATCTGAGAGCGGATCGTCAACCTGAGTTTACCCAGATAGACTGTGAGATGTCATATGTACATATCGAAGATATACTCAACACATTTGAAGGATTGACGAGGCACCTATTCAGGCAGACTCTGAGCATTGAACTCGGAGATTTTCCCAGAATGACTTATGATGATGCTTTGAGACTTTATGGTTCGGACAAACCTGATCTCAGGTATGATATGCAATTTGTAGAGTTGAATGACGTAGTCAAAGGCAAAGGATTCAGTGTTTTTGATGAAGCAGAATTGGTTGTGGGCATTTGTGTCAGGGATATAGCAGAAAAATACTCCAATAAAGATATGAAAGACCTGACCGAATGGTTGCAAAGACCACAAATCGGAGCAAAAGGTTTGGTATATATCAAGTATCAGGAAGATGGAAGTATTAAGTCCACTATTGGCAAATTTTATACAGATGACGAGTTGAACAGTTGGGCTCAAAGATTCAGTGCTGAAAAAGGTGATGTGATCATGATCCTGAGTGGTGAAACGGAAAAAACCAGAAAACAGCTCAGTGAATTAAGGCTTGAGTTGGGCAAAAGACTTGAACTGGCAAAACCCGGCGATTTCAAACCACTTTGGGTATTGGATTTTCCACTATTGGAGTGGGACGAGGAGTCAGGTAGATTCCATGCGATGCATCATCCGTTTACATCTCCCAAAAAAGAAGACATACCACGTATGCTCAACGGCGATCATGAGACGATGAAAAGCCTGAAGGCTGATGCTTATGATATGGTCATCAATGGTGCTGAGATAGGTGGAGGTAGTATCAGAATCCATGACCGCGCACTTCAATCCAGGAACTTTGACCTTCTGGGCTTCAGTAAAGAAGAAGCTGAAGCACAGTTTGGATTTCTGCTTGGAGCTTTTGAGTATGGTGCACCACCACACGGAGGGCTGGCATTCGGATTTGATCGACTATGTGCGGTGATGAATGGGCAATCTTCTATCAGAGACTTTATAGCGTTCCCTAAAAACAATCAGGGCAGGGACATGATGATCGACGCACCATCACCGGTACATGCTGATCAGCTCAAAGAATTGGGATTGGATTTGGAAGGAAAATAA